One Candidatus Binatia bacterium DNA segment encodes these proteins:
- a CDS encoding YggS family pyridoxal phosphate-dependent enzyme, which produces MARSLGLDAPQGPLPADAVERRFRAVSGEIQATAAAHGRGVHDVDLITVIKGLPVELAEAAVRAGARDLGENYVQEAQAKRSRIGPGPRWHLIGPLQSNKAKLAAANFDLIHTVSRAKTATALARHADGDCRMLLQVNISDDPAKAGLRIEEVEPLAESLRNEPGVIVEGLMTIGRAGTSAQATRASFAALSECLKDLRARERVQGSTLSMGMSADYDLAIAEGATLVRLGTAIMGPRSPREEG; this is translated from the coding sequence ATGGCTCGGTCTCTGGGCCTCGATGCCCCGCAGGGCCCGCTGCCGGCCGATGCCGTAGAGCGTCGGTTTCGGGCCGTGAGCGGAGAGATTCAGGCAACCGCCGCCGCGCATGGTCGAGGTGTCCACGACGTCGATCTCATCACGGTGATCAAGGGCCTGCCGGTGGAACTCGCCGAGGCTGCCGTTCGGGCGGGAGCGCGCGACCTTGGCGAAAATTATGTCCAGGAGGCACAGGCAAAGCGCTCTCGGATCGGCCCCGGACCTCGCTGGCATCTGATCGGACCGCTGCAGTCCAACAAGGCGAAACTCGCAGCTGCAAATTTCGATCTCATCCACACAGTGAGCCGCGCGAAAACCGCGACGGCGCTGGCGCGACACGCCGATGGCGATTGCCGGATGCTCCTTCAAGTGAATATCAGCGATGATCCGGCCAAGGCAGGCTTGCGGATCGAGGAGGTCGAGCCACTGGCCGAGAGCCTGCGCAACGAGCCCGGAGTTATCGTGGAGGGTCTCATGACGATCGGTCGCGCGGGCACGTCCGCGCAGGCGACGCGTGCCAGCTTTGCGGCTCTTTCGGAATGCCTGAAAGATTTAAGGGCTCGAGAGCGGGTGCAAGGCAGCACTCTTTCCATGGGGATGAGTGCCGACTATGATCTGGCAATAGCGGAAGGGGCAACACTCGTTCGCCTCGGGACGGCGATCATGGGACCGCGGTCACCGCGGGAGGAGGGGTAG
- a CDS encoding YggT family protein, whose protein sequence is MFVMGNFLQAVAAVLDALLNLYWWLIIGSVVVSWIGADPYNPIIRFLRGATEPVFYQIRTRLPMVFGGMDFTPIVVLLAIQFLRIFLVQSLYQAADGLGGQDRLGFLL, encoded by the coding sequence ATGTTTGTGATGGGGAATTTCCTTCAAGCTGTTGCTGCCGTTCTCGACGCGCTACTGAATCTCTATTGGTGGCTCATCATCGGGTCGGTCGTGGTTTCGTGGATTGGCGCCGATCCCTACAACCCGATCATTCGTTTTTTGCGTGGCGCTACCGAGCCAGTCTTCTATCAGATACGCACCCGTCTCCCGATGGTCTTCGGTGGCATGGATTTCACACCGATCGTCGTTCTGCTCGCGATCCAATTCCTTCGGATTTTCCTTGTACAAAGCCTTTATCAGGCTGCGGACGGACTGGGTGGACAAGACCGGCTTGGATTCTTACTCTAG
- the nuoB gene encoding NADH-quinone oxidoreductase subunit NuoB, with protein sequence MATEIQEFLNPDGRPGGSDTRDSFFTSKYEDALAWARKYAMFQYPFVTACCGMEYMSVTGPRYDADRFGLTLPRFTPRQSDLLLVVGTITQRQAPILRRVWEQMADPKWVMSFGNCTNSGGPYNNYAVLQGIDQILPVDIYIPGCPPRPEAVIDGLLKLQERIEREHTGRPVENIHGGIKALDYQAGEPAKVVPGRVPNHHE encoded by the coding sequence ATGGCAACGGAAATTCAAGAATTCTTGAACCCGGACGGACGTCCGGGCGGTTCGGACACACGCGACTCCTTTTTCACCTCGAAATATGAGGATGCTCTCGCTTGGGCACGGAAATACGCGATGTTTCAATATCCCTTTGTGACCGCGTGCTGCGGGATGGAGTACATGTCCGTTACGGGGCCTCGGTATGATGCCGACCGTTTCGGATTGACTCTGCCTCGTTTCACGCCGCGACAATCCGACCTGCTGCTGGTCGTCGGGACCATCACCCAAAGGCAGGCTCCGATTTTGCGGCGAGTTTGGGAACAGATGGCCGATCCCAAATGGGTCATGTCGTTTGGGAACTGCACCAATTCCGGTGGGCCCTACAATAATTATGCGGTCTTGCAGGGCATCGATCAGATCCTGCCGGTCGATATTTACATCCCCGGCTGCCCCCCGCGTCCGGAGGCCGTCATTGACGGCTTGCTGAAACTGCAGGAACGAATCGAGCGGGAGCATACCGGTCGGCCCGTAGAAAATATTCACGGGGGCATCAAGGCATTGGACTATCAAGCTGGAGAGCCCGCCAAGGTTGTCCCGGGCAGGGTTCCAAATCATCATGAGTGA
- a CDS encoding glycosyltransferase family 39 protein: MNQKRVLPWLGFALVAILFFSRIAGFSFQDPDEGRYARVPQEMLNAGNWLTPSLASVPYFEKPPLFYWLVASAYSLFGQSEGAARAVPALAAFLTVWMTFSFGRHHFGQRAGLLAAGILATAPLFFIFSQSLVIDMVLTACFTATMFAFYRACEAEAKTRWVLATVVAASLAILAKGLLGLVLPGAIAVLTLIVRRDSATLRALLRPAPIGLFLLITMPWFIWMSATHPEFLQYFLIENHFGRFLDAEGYGIAHPEGPWFYLPVMLLTPLPWSLAPFLLAGQTATRRAFGLVRKDLLVFFLLWALVVILFFSASSSKLPPYVLPAFPPLALLLGAWLDLAMDEELEEPLLLRVIWPALISLGILFLMASLGALLFGGFLATSFPGNGSEILAIRNAVFFAGIALVLGGALWARQRRSRLPVDLILLMILTIGATELGAVGARSVAKSGRAAAQILNDQAEPEDLIVMYRQLSQSLLFYADRRPIHLDDFVELTELVALMPAADREPWFWKGNEQLLEAWNSPRRVFVYINERNLAKLEPEFERPYRVLVRNRKRLLVDNQGGADDNRASAGSKVGEVEKIATDSARNLAGSSPDR, translated from the coding sequence ATGAATCAGAAACGCGTTCTTCCTTGGCTCGGCTTTGCGCTGGTGGCCATCCTGTTTTTTTCACGGATAGCCGGGTTCTCGTTTCAGGATCCCGATGAAGGCCGATACGCGCGGGTGCCTCAAGAGATGCTGAATGCGGGCAACTGGCTGACACCCAGCCTCGCCAGCGTTCCCTATTTCGAGAAACCACCCCTCTTCTATTGGCTAGTGGCCAGCGCCTACAGCCTCTTCGGCCAGAGCGAGGGAGCCGCCCGGGCGGTTCCGGCACTAGCGGCTTTCCTCACGGTCTGGATGACATTCAGCTTCGGCCGTCACCATTTTGGCCAGCGGGCAGGGCTTCTCGCTGCCGGCATTCTCGCCACAGCACCTCTGTTTTTTATTTTTTCGCAATCGCTCGTGATCGATATGGTCCTCACGGCCTGTTTTACGGCGACGATGTTCGCCTTTTACCGGGCATGCGAGGCCGAGGCGAAAACGCGCTGGGTATTAGCCACCGTCGTCGCTGCTTCGCTAGCGATCCTCGCCAAGGGGCTGCTCGGCTTGGTGCTTCCCGGCGCGATTGCCGTGCTCACGCTGATCGTTCGGCGGGACAGCGCGACTCTTCGCGCTCTGTTGCGACCCGCCCCGATCGGACTTTTCCTCCTGATCACGATGCCCTGGTTCATCTGGATGAGCGCCACCCACCCAGAGTTTTTGCAATATTTTTTGATCGAGAACCATTTCGGACGCTTCCTCGATGCAGAGGGCTATGGAATCGCTCATCCCGAGGGACCCTGGTTCTACTTGCCGGTCATGCTCCTTACCCCTCTGCCGTGGTCCTTGGCGCCATTCCTTCTCGCGGGGCAAACAGCCACGCGCAGGGCGTTCGGTCTCGTCCGTAAGGATCTACTGGTGTTCTTCCTCCTTTGGGCGCTTGTCGTGATTTTGTTCTTTTCCGCGTCCAGTTCGAAACTTCCTCCCTATGTTTTGCCAGCGTTTCCCCCGCTCGCGTTGCTTCTTGGTGCATGGCTTGATCTGGCAATGGACGAAGAGCTCGAGGAGCCCTTGCTGCTCCGGGTGATCTGGCCCGCCCTGATCAGTTTGGGCATTTTGTTTCTGATGGCATCGCTCGGGGCGCTCCTGTTCGGGGGATTTCTGGCGACATCTTTTCCGGGGAACGGCAGCGAGATTTTGGCGATTCGCAACGCGGTGTTTTTCGCTGGAATTGCGCTGGTGCTTGGCGGCGCTCTTTGGGCCCGGCAGCGTCGCTCCCGGCTTCCCGTCGATCTGATTCTGCTGATGATTTTGACGATAGGGGCGACCGAACTCGGCGCCGTGGGCGCCCGGAGTGTCGCCAAATCCGGACGCGCGGCGGCACAGATTCTGAACGATCAGGCTGAACCTGAGGATTTGATCGTGATGTACCGGCAACTCAGCCAATCGCTGCTGTTTTACGCCGACCGCCGCCCCATCCACCTCGATGACTTCGTCGAATTGACGGAATTGGTCGCCTTGATGCCCGCCGCCGATCGCGAGCCATGGTTCTGGAAAGGAAATGAGCAGCTTCTGGAGGCATGGAACTCCCCGAGGCGGGTATTTGTCTACATCAACGAGCGAAACCTGGCGAAACTGGAGCCGGAATTCGAGCGTCCCTATCGGGTGCTGGTTCGAAACCGAAAACGTCTGCTCGTGGACAATCAGGGAGGCGCGGACGACAATCGGGCCTCCGCAGGCTCAAAAGTGGGCGAAGTAGAGAAAATCGCAACGGATTCGGCTCGCAATCTGGCGGGGTCCTCCCCCGATCGCTAG
- the proC gene encoding pyrroline-5-carboxylate reductase produces the protein METIGFIGAGNMACALGGGIARATESSSSFEVIASDPSPDARKRFTEEVGGATCDSVTELARRADVVILAVKPQILPNLLPEISAANHRDSLIVSIAAGIPLAFMQAGLGASARIIRAMPNTPALIRRGMTVLVPGTAATPEDLALTGRLFATAGRVLTHEDESVLDAVTAVSGSGPGFFFAYAEAMIAAGIRAGLSREMTEVLVQETLAGSAELWRSSGKAAGALREQVTSPGGTTEAGLAALNDEGLAAAADAAVAAATARSRQLSGN, from the coding sequence ATGGAAACGATCGGATTCATCGGAGCTGGAAACATGGCTTGCGCTCTCGGCGGCGGCATTGCGCGGGCCACCGAATCATCATCTTCCTTCGAGGTGATTGCCAGCGATCCAAGCCCTGACGCACGCAAAAGGTTTACAGAGGAAGTGGGCGGCGCCACCTGCGATAGCGTGACGGAACTGGCGCGCCGTGCGGATGTGGTGATCCTCGCCGTGAAGCCACAAATTTTACCGAATCTTCTTCCGGAGATTTCGGCAGCCAATCACCGAGATTCTCTGATCGTATCGATCGCCGCCGGTATTCCTCTGGCCTTCATGCAGGCCGGGTTGGGCGCGTCCGCAAGGATCATCCGCGCGATGCCGAACACGCCGGCCCTGATCCGGCGCGGAATGACCGTGCTGGTGCCGGGGACGGCTGCGACGCCGGAAGATCTGGCCTTGACGGGGCGTCTATTTGCGACGGCAGGCCGGGTGCTGACGCACGAGGACGAGTCCGTCCTCGATGCGGTTACTGCCGTGAGTGGCAGTGGGCCCGGCTTTTTCTTTGCGTATGCCGAAGCGATGATTGCCGCCGGGATTCGGGCGGGACTAAGCCGGGAGATGACTGAAGTTCTGGTCCAGGAAACCCTTGCGGGGTCGGCTGAGCTTTGGCGGTCTTCCGGCAAGGCGGCCGGTGCGCTGCGTGAGCAGGTCACGTCGCCGGGGGGAACGACCGAGGCGGGGCTTGCGGCGCTGAATGACGAGGGCCTGGCGGCGGCGGCCGATGCCGCCGTTGCTGCAGCGACGGCCCGTTCCCGACAGTTGTCAGGAAACTGA
- a CDS encoding NAD(P)H-dependent oxidoreductase subunit E, protein MALSEELKSRIRAELPKYPEKRAVLLTALHFVQEECGGWIEPEVIPEVAEILEIPPIDVKEVASFYAMFNESAIGKRHVRVCTGLSCCLRGARSLQDAFEEELNIRPGEVSEDGCFSIGSVECLGSCGSAPVLQINTRTYLENLSPADAPAILENLRREITEDEAETA, encoded by the coding sequence ATGGCACTTTCTGAGGAGCTGAAGTCACGTATTCGGGCAGAACTCCCGAAGTACCCTGAAAAGCGCGCCGTCTTGCTGACGGCCTTGCACTTTGTGCAGGAAGAATGCGGGGGATGGATCGAGCCCGAAGTGATTCCTGAAGTGGCGGAGATCCTCGAGATACCGCCGATCGACGTCAAGGAGGTCGCGAGTTTTTACGCGATGTTCAACGAAAGCGCGATCGGAAAGCGCCACGTTCGCGTCTGCACCGGATTGTCCTGCTGCCTGCGGGGGGCTCGGTCGCTGCAGGACGCGTTTGAGGAAGAACTGAATATTCGCCCCGGCGAAGTCTCCGAGGACGGATGCTTCTCGATTGGTTCGGTCGAATGTCTGGGTTCCTGCGGCTCGGCGCCGGTGTTGCAAATCAACACGCGGACGTACCTGGAGAACCTTTCTCCTGCCGATGCGCCAGCGATCCTGGAAAATCTGCGCCGCGAGATTACCGAAGACGAAGCCGAGACGGCCTGA
- the nuoF gene encoding NADH-quinone oxidoreductase subunit NuoF, whose product MEQPQLLLPEGDANFSSIEDYKAQRGYEAAEANVGKTNPEEIVSIVKESGLRGRGGAGFGAGMKWSFLPKDGRRPRYIACNGDESEPGTFKDRQILERNPHKLIEGLLIAGWANTIDAAYVYLRGEYRGPYENLCRAIDEAYEAGYLGKNILGSGMDFDIYVHRGAGAYICGEETGLMESLEGRKGQPRKRPPFPAVSGLWKQPTLINNVETLAHVPAIVLDGAKHFLSYGTEKSSGTTIFGISGDVQRPGAYELPFGMPLDEMIETVAGGVAPGRKIKAVIPGGTSMPVLTADQIKGLPMDHDSVQKAGSLLGTGAVIVMDDRQCMVRAALVIARFFRHESCGQCTQCREGTGWIYKLFAKIESGQASMEDIDTIDEVANYMEGHTICGLADAASWGAGWFVRRFRDEFEAHVELKGCPLAETSFEV is encoded by the coding sequence ATGGAACAGCCACAATTGCTCCTGCCCGAGGGCGACGCAAATTTCTCCTCAATCGAGGACTACAAGGCGCAGCGCGGTTATGAAGCCGCCGAGGCGAATGTCGGAAAGACCAACCCGGAAGAAATTGTCTCTATCGTGAAGGAATCCGGTCTCAGAGGTCGAGGCGGTGCGGGCTTCGGCGCAGGGATGAAGTGGTCGTTTCTTCCCAAGGACGGCCGACGGCCACGTTATATCGCTTGCAACGGCGATGAGAGCGAACCCGGCACCTTCAAGGACCGGCAGATCCTCGAACGCAATCCGCATAAATTGATCGAGGGCCTTCTGATTGCCGGCTGGGCCAATACGATCGACGCGGCCTACGTCTATCTCCGCGGGGAGTATCGTGGTCCCTACGAGAATCTTTGCAGGGCGATCGATGAAGCCTATGAAGCTGGTTATCTCGGCAAGAATATCCTCGGCAGTGGGATGGATTTCGATATCTACGTCCATCGTGGGGCCGGCGCCTACATTTGCGGCGAAGAGACCGGGCTCATGGAATCTCTCGAGGGTCGCAAAGGCCAACCTCGCAAAAGACCGCCTTTCCCTGCGGTCTCTGGACTTTGGAAACAACCGACCCTGATCAACAACGTCGAGACCCTGGCCCATGTGCCTGCGATCGTGCTCGACGGAGCCAAACATTTCCTGTCCTACGGAACCGAGAAGAGCTCCGGTACCACAATCTTCGGGATCAGTGGTGATGTGCAACGTCCGGGTGCCTACGAACTTCCGTTCGGCATGCCTCTCGACGAGATGATCGAAACCGTCGCTGGCGGCGTCGCGCCGGGAAGAAAAATCAAGGCGGTGATTCCCGGGGGAACCTCGATGCCGGTGCTCACGGCGGATCAGATCAAGGGCCTCCCCATGGACCACGATTCCGTTCAGAAGGCTGGATCCCTGCTGGGGACTGGCGCTGTCATCGTGATGGACGATCGGCAGTGCATGGTTCGAGCCGCTTTGGTGATCGCACGTTTTTTCCGCCATGAATCCTGTGGGCAATGCACGCAATGCCGCGAAGGGACTGGCTGGATCTACAAATTATTCGCCAAGATAGAGAGCGGACAAGCCTCCATGGAGGACATCGATACCATCGATGAGGTCGCGAATTATATGGAGGGTCACACAATCTGCGGCCTCGCCGATGCCGCTTCCTGGGGGGCGGGTTGGTTTGTGCGGCGCTTCCGGGACGAGTTTGAAGCCCATGTCGAGCTGAAAGGCTGCCCGCTCGCCGAAACGTCGTTCGAGGTCTGA
- a CDS encoding NADH-quinone oxidoreductase subunit C yields the protein MADQEETETKTEDSETAQPEKLEPLAPVLERLRERLGDHLIATSDYRGDLCATIAREATIETFQWLRDEEHFDMLADLTAVDYLGREPRFEMVYHLVSVETSNRLRIKIPVAQADAKVPTLCELWQGANWLEREAYDMYGIEFTGHPDMTRIYLYEEFEGHPLRKDYPKEKRQPLIGPGAIVRTGEGS from the coding sequence GTGGCGGATCAGGAAGAGACCGAAACGAAAACGGAAGATTCGGAGACCGCCCAGCCCGAGAAACTGGAACCTCTTGCTCCCGTATTGGAGAGGCTGCGCGAACGGCTCGGCGATCACCTTATAGCGACTTCCGACTACCGCGGTGATCTTTGTGCCACGATTGCACGCGAAGCCACGATCGAGACTTTTCAATGGCTTCGCGACGAGGAACATTTTGATATGCTCGCGGATCTCACGGCGGTAGATTATCTCGGTCGCGAGCCGAGGTTCGAGATGGTCTACCACCTCGTTTCCGTCGAGACCTCAAATCGACTCCGCATCAAGATTCCGGTCGCGCAGGCGGATGCCAAGGTGCCTACGCTCTGCGAACTGTGGCAGGGTGCGAACTGGCTCGAGCGCGAGGCCTACGACATGTACGGGATCGAGTTCACGGGCCATCCCGACATGACCCGAATCTACCTTTATGAAGAATTCGAGGGTCACCCCCTCCGCAAGGACTATCCCAAGGAGAAGCGGCAACCGCTGATCGGACCGGGTGCGATCGTGCGTACAGGCGAGGGGAGCTGA
- a CDS encoding zinc ribbon domain-containing protein has translation MPIYEYECSKCGVVDAMQKITEEPLKTCPVPKCRRKVRKLMSSTQFQLKGSGWYVTDYGKGGQKPAAGEGGASDSSAGASKADGDATDTKKPSKKKSPAKKNAKKKSAA, from the coding sequence ATGCCTATCTACGAGTATGAATGTTCGAAATGCGGTGTGGTCGATGCCATGCAGAAAATCACCGAGGAGCCGCTCAAGACGTGTCCGGTGCCCAAATGCCGTCGAAAAGTCCGGAAGTTGATGTCGAGCACGCAATTCCAGCTCAAAGGATCGGGTTGGTACGTAACCGATTACGGCAAGGGCGGGCAGAAACCAGCGGCAGGCGAGGGTGGCGCCTCGGATTCCTCAGCGGGCGCGAGCAAAGCGGATGGCGATGCGACGGACACCAAAAAGCCCTCCAAAAAGAAGTCCCCAGCAAAGAAGAACGCGAAGAAAAAATCAGCCGCTTGA
- a CDS encoding NADH-quinone oxidoreductase subunit D — MADSAAVVQEDTIDLPFKTLEMKVGPSHPATHGTVRIQLELDGETVHACRVEVGYLHRGFEKECESGLYYQAFPYTDRLNYVSPMINNVGYALACEKLFGIESPERCQYLRVIASEASRIADHLTCLGACSLELGAFSAFLYAVEARESVWDLLDSMCGARVTPNYVRIGGVSHDIGAEFPGLVEEKLAELERLQKDFEDLLLANPIFRERMENTGVLSRDDLISFGCTGPLLRASGTAYDIRRVEPYLVYDRLDFDIPVGSASDNFDRFLIRLEEIRQSSRMIRQCIEQMKPGPVDIDNPQIRLPGKSKVFGRMEELIGQFKVVTEGPKPPPGEVYQAVEGGNGELGFYLVSDGTGKPLKCRPRSPSFANTSAMEKMVVGSMFADIVPTFDMINMIGGECDR; from the coding sequence ATGGCAGATTCGGCAGCAGTTGTGCAGGAAGACACGATCGACCTTCCCTTCAAGACCCTCGAGATGAAGGTGGGGCCGTCCCATCCGGCGACGCACGGAACCGTTCGGATCCAGTTGGAATTGGATGGAGAGACTGTCCACGCATGCCGGGTGGAGGTCGGTTATCTTCACCGCGGATTCGAAAAGGAATGCGAGAGCGGACTCTACTATCAGGCATTTCCTTATACGGACCGCCTGAACTACGTGTCTCCGATGATCAACAATGTGGGCTACGCGCTCGCCTGCGAGAAGCTCTTCGGGATCGAAAGCCCCGAGCGATGCCAGTATCTTCGAGTAATTGCGAGTGAGGCCTCACGAATTGCTGACCATCTGACCTGTCTCGGAGCATGCTCGCTCGAACTGGGGGCATTCTCGGCATTTCTCTATGCGGTGGAAGCCAGGGAAAGCGTCTGGGACCTTCTCGATTCGATGTGCGGCGCACGAGTGACACCGAACTACGTAAGAATTGGCGGCGTCTCGCATGATATCGGTGCCGAATTCCCGGGATTGGTTGAGGAGAAACTCGCGGAGCTCGAACGGCTCCAAAAGGATTTTGAGGATTTACTGCTGGCCAACCCGATCTTTCGCGAACGGATGGAAAATACCGGCGTCCTCTCTCGCGACGATTTGATCTCATTCGGCTGCACCGGCCCGCTCCTGCGGGCCAGCGGCACAGCCTATGATATCCGACGGGTGGAGCCATACCTCGTCTACGACCGGCTCGACTTCGATATCCCGGTTGGCTCGGCAAGTGATAATTTCGATCGCTTCCTCATTCGGCTCGAGGAGATCCGTCAGAGCAGTCGCATGATTCGGCAGTGCATCGAGCAGATGAAGCCTGGGCCCGTTGATATCGACAATCCGCAGATCCGACTGCCGGGGAAGAGCAAGGTCTTTGGTCGGATGGAAGAACTGATCGGCCAGTTCAAGGTCGTGACCGAGGGACCGAAACCCCCTCCGGGAGAGGTCTATCAAGCCGTGGAGGGTGGCAACGGTGAGCTGGGATTCTATCTGGTCAGCGACGGCACCGGCAAGCCTCTGAAGTGCCGACCGCGCTCTCCGAGCTTTGCCAACACATCGGCAATGGAAAAAATGGTGGTCGGATCGATGTTTGCGGACATCGTCCCGACCTTCGATATGATCAATATGATCGGCGGCGAATGTGATCGTTAA
- a CDS encoding 2Fe-2S iron-sulfur cluster-binding protein, protein MSEEKPATEEATVRLTIDGLEIEAQPGQMLLQAALDNGVEIPHYCYHPKLSIDGSCRMCQVKVEGGRKLAISCNEPVRDGMVVDTKCDEVKHARQGVMELLLVNHPLDCPICDQAGECFLQDYSHGYGRDHARTTAPRRKGVKRAPIGEHVVFDQERCILCRRCVRFTQEITETDELRVFGIGDHSHIGTMPDAPLNNDYSVNVADICPVGALLSSDFHHKRRVWFLEDTPSVCPSCSKGCNVNVGVFKNEIQRMVPRRNDDVNDTWMCDHGRLRYAFTSDETRVRQALVRNDAGDFTETPFRIALEAAADLIRPSLENPEAFAVIASPHLTNEESFLLADLCNHKIPAGHVTLPVIRGDADGFLIQEEKAANATGTRAMGIEERGDGLRGLAEAIRVGTVKSLLVMGGDALSVPEGEGLLDVLGDLESLILITPNQTPISEHASVLIPGATFAEKDGSFTNGEGRVQWISRALNLPEGVETEGETLSRIKAFLDNAKPEPFDAITTLGKVAESVPEYAHISRAELGADGLLSGIQEAPEPEPEPTEVTASGEA, encoded by the coding sequence ATGAGTGAAGAAAAGCCCGCAACCGAAGAGGCGACGGTACGTCTGACGATCGACGGCCTCGAAATCGAGGCACAGCCGGGACAGATGTTGCTCCAGGCCGCCCTCGACAATGGCGTCGAGATTCCCCACTACTGCTACCATCCGAAGTTGTCGATCGATGGCTCCTGCCGCATGTGTCAGGTCAAGGTCGAGGGTGGCCGCAAATTGGCGATCTCCTGCAACGAGCCGGTCCGCGATGGAATGGTCGTGGACACCAAATGCGACGAAGTGAAACACGCCCGTCAGGGAGTGATGGAACTGCTGCTGGTCAACCACCCGCTGGACTGTCCGATTTGTGACCAGGCCGGCGAGTGCTTTCTCCAGGATTATTCGCACGGCTACGGTCGCGACCACGCTCGGACAACGGCGCCGCGGCGCAAGGGGGTCAAGCGGGCTCCGATCGGCGAGCATGTGGTTTTCGATCAGGAGCGGTGCATTCTTTGTCGCCGTTGTGTGCGATTCACCCAGGAAATTACCGAAACCGACGAGCTCAGGGTTTTCGGGATTGGCGATCACTCCCACATTGGCACGATGCCCGACGCACCTCTGAACAATGATTATTCGGTCAATGTGGCCGATATCTGTCCCGTGGGCGCTCTTCTCTCGAGTGATTTCCACCATAAGAGGCGTGTGTGGTTTCTGGAGGACACCCCCAGTGTCTGTCCTTCCTGCTCGAAGGGCTGCAACGTCAATGTGGGCGTCTTCAAAAATGAAATCCAGCGGATGGTGCCACGTCGCAACGATGACGTGAATGATACCTGGATGTGTGATCACGGACGACTCCGATACGCCTTCACGAGCGATGAGACGAGAGTCCGGCAAGCCTTGGTCCGCAATGACGCTGGCGACTTCACGGAGACGCCGTTTCGCATCGCTCTCGAGGCAGCAGCCGATTTAATCCGGCCGAGCCTCGAAAATCCGGAAGCTTTCGCAGTAATCGCATCACCTCATCTGACGAATGAGGAAAGTTTTCTTCTCGCGGACCTGTGTAACCACAAGATCCCGGCGGGACACGTTACATTGCCCGTCATCCGGGGAGACGCAGACGGCTTTCTGATTCAGGAAGAGAAAGCAGCCAACGCCACGGGAACGCGCGCGATGGGAATCGAGGAACGCGGCGATGGTCTGCGTGGTCTGGCAGAAGCAATTCGCGTCGGCACGGTAAAGAGCCTCCTGGTGATGGGGGGCGACGCCCTTTCGGTTCCCGAAGGTGAGGGCCTTCTCGATGTACTCGGCGATCTCGAGTCGCTGATCTTGATCACCCCGAATCAAACCCCCATCAGTGAACATGCGAGCGTCCTGATTCCCGGTGCCACATTTGCAGAAAAAGACGGATCATTCACAAACGGGGAGGGGCGTGTGCAATGGATCTCGCGAGCCCTGAACCTCCCCGAGGGCGTGGAAACCGAAGGCGAGACGTTATCTCGAATCAAGGCATTTCTGGATAATGCGAAGCCTGAACCTTTCGACGCCATCACAACTCTGGGGAAGGTCGCGGAGTCCGTTCCCGAATACGCTCATATCAGCCGGGCCGAGCTTGGTGCTGACGGACTCCTGTCCGGAATTCAGGAAGCACCCGAACCGGAACCCGAACCCACCGAAGTCACAGCGTCGGGAGAAGCCTGA
- a CDS encoding NADH-quinone oxidoreductase subunit I, which translates to MATKVVTIDRDQYSKAAGPFGIKAFISGFRVTTSHFLGNLIGWIRGKPTVATVMFPEEHLAKPPAFRGMPVLVEMENGKERCVACGLCEWACPVNCIHIEPGETTDEVERYPQVFDIDMSRCMYCGLCEEACPEEAIVMSDRVEISAFTRAGTLWNKSDLLTPVAQVARRLEHIRRDYDRR; encoded by the coding sequence ATGGCCACCAAGGTAGTCACGATCGATCGCGACCAATATAGCAAGGCCGCCGGCCCGTTCGGCATCAAGGCCTTCATTTCCGGCTTTCGGGTAACGACGAGCCATTTTCTCGGAAACCTGATCGGTTGGATCCGTGGAAAGCCCACGGTGGCGACGGTCATGTTCCCCGAGGAGCACCTCGCCAAGCCTCCCGCTTTCCGGGGAATGCCGGTCCTCGTCGAAATGGAAAACGGCAAGGAGCGCTGCGTTGCCTGCGGCCTTTGTGAATGGGCTTGTCCGGTAAACTGCATCCATATCGAGCCTGGTGAAACGACCGACGAGGTCGAGCGATATCCGCAAGTCTTCGATATCGATATGAGCCGATGCATGTACTGTGGTCTGTGCGAAGAAGCCTGTCCGGAAGAAGCAATCGTCATGAGTGATCGTGTCGAAATCAGTGCATTTACGCGGGCCGGCACCCTTTGGAACAAGAGTGACCTCCTCACCCCGGTGGCACAGGTGGCCCGACGGCTGGAACACATCCGTCGGGACTACGATCGGAGATAA